The following are encoded in a window of Balaenoptera ricei isolate mBalRic1 chromosome 1, mBalRic1.hap2, whole genome shotgun sequence genomic DNA:
- the TRIM46 gene encoding tripartite motif-containing protein 46 isoform X3, whose protein sequence is MAEGEEMQAFTSIMDALVRISTSMKNMEKELLCPVCQEMYKQPLVLPCTHNVCQACAREVLGQQGYVGHGGDPSSEPTSPASTPSTRSPRLSRRTLPKPDRLDRLLKSGFGTYPGRKRGALHPQVIMFPCPACQGDVELGERGLAGLFRNLTLERVVERYRQSVSVGGAILCQLCKPPPLEATKGCTECRATFCNECFKLFHPWGTQKAQHEPTLPTLSFRPKGLMCPDHKEEVTHYCKTCQRLVCQLCRVRRTHSGHKITPVLSAYQALKDKLTKSLTYILGNQDTVQTQICELEETVRHTEVSGQQAKEEVSQLVRGLGAVLEEKRASLLQAIEECQQERLARLSAQIQEHRSLLDGSGLVGYAQEVLKETDQPCFVQAAKQLHNRIARATEALQMFRPAASSSFRHCQLDVGREMKLLTELNFLRVPEAPVIDTQRTFAYDQIFLCWRLPPHSPPAWHYTIEFRRTDVPAQPGPTRWQRREEVRGTSALLENPDTGSVYVLRVRGCNKAGYGEYSEDVHLHTPPAPGTTRTVGMTAVPRMPQWRRRHPSLS, encoded by the exons ATGGCTGAGGGTGAGGAAATGCAGGCCTTCACTTCCATCATGGATGCACTGGTCCGCATCAGT ACGAGCATGAAGAACATGGAGAAGGAACTGCTGTGCCCAGTGTGTCAAGAGATGTACAAGCAGCCACTGGTGCTGCCCTGTACCCACAATGTATGCCAGGCCTGTGCCCGGGAGGTGCTGGGCCAGCAGGGCTACGTAGGCCATGGTGGGGACCCCAGCTCTGAGCCCACCTCTCCTGCCTCCACCCCTTCTACCCGAAGTCCCCGCCTCTCCCGCAGAACTCTCCCCAAGCCAGACCGCTTGGACCGACTGCTTAAGTCAG GCTTTGGGACATACCCCGGGCGGAAGCGAGGTGCTCTGCACCCTCAGGTGATCATGTTTCCGTGCCCAGCCTGCCAGGGCGATGTGGAGCTGGGGGAGCGGGGCTTGGCAGGGCTGTTCCGGAACCTGACCCTGGAGCGTGTGGTGGAGCGGTACCGCCAGAGTGTGAGTGTGGGTGGCGCCATCCTGTGCCAGCTGTGCAAGCCCCCGCCACTAGAGGCCACCAAGGGCTGCACTGAGTGCCGCGCCACCTTCTGCAACGAATGCTTCAAGCTCTTCCACCCCTGGGGCACCCAGAAGGCCCAGCATGAGCCCACCCTGCCCACCCTCTCCTTCCGCCCCAAG GGCCTGATGTGCCCAGATCACAAGGAAGAGGTGACCCACTACTGCAAGACATGCCAACGACTGGTATGCCAACTCTGCCGTGTGCGACGCACCCACAGCGGCCACAAGATCACACCTGTGCTCAGTGCGTACCAGGCCCTCAAG GACAAGCTGACAAAGAGCCTGACATACATCCTGGGAAACCAGGACACAGTACAGACCCAGATCTGTGAGCTGGAGGAGACCGTGAGGCACACTGAG GTGAGTGGTCAGCAGGCCAAGGAGGAGGTGTCCCAGCTGGtgcgggggctgggggctgtgctGGAGGAGAAGCGGGCATCACTGCTTCAGGCCATTGAGGAGTGCCAGCAGGAGCGGCTGGCCCGTCTCAGCGCCCAGATCCAGGAACACCGGAGCCTGCTGGATGGCTCAGGTCTGGTGGGCTACGCTCAGGAGGTTCTTAAGGAAACAGACCAGCCTTGCTTTGTGCAAGCAGCCAAACAGCTGCACAACAG GATTGCCCGAGCTACGGAGGCCCTCCAGATGTTCCGGCCAGCTGCCAGCTCCTCCTTCCGCCATTGCCAGCTGGACGTGGGGCGTGAGATGAAGCTGCTGACAGAGCTTAACTTCCTGCGAG TGCCTGAGGCTCCGGTCATTGACACGCAGCGCACCTTTGCCTACGACCAGATCTTCCTGTGCTGGCGGCTGCCCCCCCACTCACCACCTGCCTGGCACTATACCATTGAGTTCCGGCGCACGGATGTGCCGGCCCAGCCGGGCCCCACCCGCTGGCAGCGGCGGGAAGAGGTGAGGGGCACCAGCGCCCTGCTTGAGAACCCTGACACAGGCTCTGTGTACGTGCTGCGTGTCCGTGGCTGCAACAAGGCCGGCTACGGCGAGTACAGTGAAGATGTGCACCTGCACACGCCCCCAGCGCCTG GTACGACCCGGACAGTGGGCATGACAGCGGTGCCGAGGATGCCACAGTGGAGGCGTCGCCACCCTTCGCTTTCCTAA
- the TRIM46 gene encoding tripartite motif-containing protein 46 isoform X1: protein MAEGEEMQAFTSIMDALVRISTSMKNMEKELLCPVCQEMYKQPLVLPCTHNVCQACAREVLGQQGYVGHGGDPSSEPTSPASTPSTRSPRLSRRTLPKPDRLDRLLKSGFGTYPGRKRGALHPQVIMFPCPACQGDVELGERGLAGLFRNLTLERVVERYRQSVSVGGAILCQLCKPPPLEATKGCTECRATFCNECFKLFHPWGTQKAQHEPTLPTLSFRPKGLMCPDHKEEVTHYCKTCQRLVCQLCRVRRTHSGHKITPVLSAYQALKDKLTKSLTYILGNQDTVQTQICELEETVRHTEVSGQQAKEEVSQLVRGLGAVLEEKRASLLQAIEECQQERLARLSAQIQEHRSLLDGSGLVGYAQEVLKETDQPCFVQAAKQLHNRIARATEALQMFRPAASSSFRHCQLDVGREMKLLTELNFLRVPEAPVIDTQRTFAYDQIFLCWRLPPHSPPAWHYTIEFRRTDVPAQPGPTRWQRREEVRGTSALLENPDTGSVYVLRVRGCNKAGYGEYSEDVHLHTPPAPVLHFFLDGRWGTSRERLAISKDQRAVRSVPGLPLLLAAERLLTGCHLSVDVVLGDVAVTQGRSYWACAVDPASYLVKVGVGLESKLQESFQGAPDVISPRYDPDSGHDSGAEDATVEASPPFAFLTIGMGKILLGAGASSNAGLTGRDGPAASCTVPLPPRLGICLDYERGRVSFLDAVSFRGLLECPLDCSGPVCPAFCFIGGGAVQLQEPVGTKPERKVTIGGFAKLD, encoded by the exons ATGGCTGAGGGTGAGGAAATGCAGGCCTTCACTTCCATCATGGATGCACTGGTCCGCATCAGT ACGAGCATGAAGAACATGGAGAAGGAACTGCTGTGCCCAGTGTGTCAAGAGATGTACAAGCAGCCACTGGTGCTGCCCTGTACCCACAATGTATGCCAGGCCTGTGCCCGGGAGGTGCTGGGCCAGCAGGGCTACGTAGGCCATGGTGGGGACCCCAGCTCTGAGCCCACCTCTCCTGCCTCCACCCCTTCTACCCGAAGTCCCCGCCTCTCCCGCAGAACTCTCCCCAAGCCAGACCGCTTGGACCGACTGCTTAAGTCAG GCTTTGGGACATACCCCGGGCGGAAGCGAGGTGCTCTGCACCCTCAGGTGATCATGTTTCCGTGCCCAGCCTGCCAGGGCGATGTGGAGCTGGGGGAGCGGGGCTTGGCAGGGCTGTTCCGGAACCTGACCCTGGAGCGTGTGGTGGAGCGGTACCGCCAGAGTGTGAGTGTGGGTGGCGCCATCCTGTGCCAGCTGTGCAAGCCCCCGCCACTAGAGGCCACCAAGGGCTGCACTGAGTGCCGCGCCACCTTCTGCAACGAATGCTTCAAGCTCTTCCACCCCTGGGGCACCCAGAAGGCCCAGCATGAGCCCACCCTGCCCACCCTCTCCTTCCGCCCCAAG GGCCTGATGTGCCCAGATCACAAGGAAGAGGTGACCCACTACTGCAAGACATGCCAACGACTGGTATGCCAACTCTGCCGTGTGCGACGCACCCACAGCGGCCACAAGATCACACCTGTGCTCAGTGCGTACCAGGCCCTCAAG GACAAGCTGACAAAGAGCCTGACATACATCCTGGGAAACCAGGACACAGTACAGACCCAGATCTGTGAGCTGGAGGAGACCGTGAGGCACACTGAG GTGAGTGGTCAGCAGGCCAAGGAGGAGGTGTCCCAGCTGGtgcgggggctgggggctgtgctGGAGGAGAAGCGGGCATCACTGCTTCAGGCCATTGAGGAGTGCCAGCAGGAGCGGCTGGCCCGTCTCAGCGCCCAGATCCAGGAACACCGGAGCCTGCTGGATGGCTCAGGTCTGGTGGGCTACGCTCAGGAGGTTCTTAAGGAAACAGACCAGCCTTGCTTTGTGCAAGCAGCCAAACAGCTGCACAACAG GATTGCCCGAGCTACGGAGGCCCTCCAGATGTTCCGGCCAGCTGCCAGCTCCTCCTTCCGCCATTGCCAGCTGGACGTGGGGCGTGAGATGAAGCTGCTGACAGAGCTTAACTTCCTGCGAG TGCCTGAGGCTCCGGTCATTGACACGCAGCGCACCTTTGCCTACGACCAGATCTTCCTGTGCTGGCGGCTGCCCCCCCACTCACCACCTGCCTGGCACTATACCATTGAGTTCCGGCGCACGGATGTGCCGGCCCAGCCGGGCCCCACCCGCTGGCAGCGGCGGGAAGAGGTGAGGGGCACCAGCGCCCTGCTTGAGAACCCTGACACAGGCTCTGTGTACGTGCTGCGTGTCCGTGGCTGCAACAAGGCCGGCTACGGCGAGTACAGTGAAGATGTGCACCTGCACACGCCCCCAGCGCCTG TCCTGCACTTCTTCCTCGACGGCCGCTGGGGCACAAGCCGAGAGCGGCTGGCCATCAGCAAGGACCAGCGAGCAGTGCGGAGTGTTCCAGGGCTGCCCCTGCTGCTGGCTGCTGAGCGGCTACTGACGGGCTGCCACCTGAGCGTGGATGTGGTCCTGGGCGATGTGGCTGTGACCCAGGGCCGCAGCTACTGGGCCTGCGCCGTAGACCCAGCCTCCTACTTGGTGAAGGTGGGCGTCGGGCTGGAGAGCAAGCTTCAGGAAAGCTTCCAGGGTGCCCCTGATGTGATCAGCCCCAG GTACGACCCGGACAGTGGGCATGACAGCGGTGCCGAGGATGCCACAGTGGAGGCGTCGCCACCCTTCGCTTTCCTAACCATTGGCATGGGCAAGATCCTGCTGGGGGCCGGGGCCAGCTCAAATGCAGGGCTGACAGGGAGGGATGGCCCGGCGGCCAGCTGCACAGTGCCCCTGCCGCCCCGCCTGGGCATCTGCCTGGACTACGAGCGGGGTCGGGTTTCCTTCCTGGATGCGGTGTCCTTCCGAGGGCTCCTGGAGTGCCCCCTGGACTGCTCGGGACCTGTGTGCCCTGCCTTTTGTTTCATTGGGGGTGGTGCAGTACAGCTACAGGAGCCCGTGGGCACTAAGCCTGAGAGGAAGGTCACCATTGGGGGCTTTGCCAAGCTGGACTGA
- the TRIM46 gene encoding tripartite motif-containing protein 46 isoform X2, producing MAEGEEMQAFTSIMDALVRISTSMKNMEKELLCPVCQEMYKQPLVLPCTHNVCQACAREVLGQQGYVGHGGDPSSEPTSPASTPSTRSPRLSRRTLPKPDRLDRLLKSGFGTYPGRKRGALHPQVIMFPCPACQGDVELGERGLAGLFRNLTLERVVERYRQSVSVGGAILCQLCKPPPLEATKGCTECRATFCNECFKLFHPWGTQKAQHEPTLPTLSFRPKGLMCPDHKEEVTHYCKTCQRLVCQLCRVRRTHSGHKITPVLSAYQALKDKLTKSLTYILGNQDTVQTQICELEETVRHTEVSGQQAKEEVSQLVRGLGAVLEEKRASLLQAIEECQQERLARLSAQIQEHRSLLDGSGLVGYAQEVLKETDQPCFVQAAKQLHNRIARATEALQMFRPAASSSFRHCQLDVGREMKLLTELNFLRVPEAPVIDTQRTFAYDQIFLCWRLPPHSPPAWHYTIEFRRTDVPAQPGPTRWQRREEVRGTSALLENPDTGSVYVLRVRGCNKAGYGEYSEDVHLHTPPAPVLHFFLDGRWGTSRERLAISKDQRAVRSVPGLPLLLAAERLLTGCHLSVDVVLGDVAVTQGRSYWACAVDPASYLVKVGVGLESKLQESFQGAPDVISPSFLSLLSPSPQYLSH from the exons ATGGCTGAGGGTGAGGAAATGCAGGCCTTCACTTCCATCATGGATGCACTGGTCCGCATCAGT ACGAGCATGAAGAACATGGAGAAGGAACTGCTGTGCCCAGTGTGTCAAGAGATGTACAAGCAGCCACTGGTGCTGCCCTGTACCCACAATGTATGCCAGGCCTGTGCCCGGGAGGTGCTGGGCCAGCAGGGCTACGTAGGCCATGGTGGGGACCCCAGCTCTGAGCCCACCTCTCCTGCCTCCACCCCTTCTACCCGAAGTCCCCGCCTCTCCCGCAGAACTCTCCCCAAGCCAGACCGCTTGGACCGACTGCTTAAGTCAG GCTTTGGGACATACCCCGGGCGGAAGCGAGGTGCTCTGCACCCTCAGGTGATCATGTTTCCGTGCCCAGCCTGCCAGGGCGATGTGGAGCTGGGGGAGCGGGGCTTGGCAGGGCTGTTCCGGAACCTGACCCTGGAGCGTGTGGTGGAGCGGTACCGCCAGAGTGTGAGTGTGGGTGGCGCCATCCTGTGCCAGCTGTGCAAGCCCCCGCCACTAGAGGCCACCAAGGGCTGCACTGAGTGCCGCGCCACCTTCTGCAACGAATGCTTCAAGCTCTTCCACCCCTGGGGCACCCAGAAGGCCCAGCATGAGCCCACCCTGCCCACCCTCTCCTTCCGCCCCAAG GGCCTGATGTGCCCAGATCACAAGGAAGAGGTGACCCACTACTGCAAGACATGCCAACGACTGGTATGCCAACTCTGCCGTGTGCGACGCACCCACAGCGGCCACAAGATCACACCTGTGCTCAGTGCGTACCAGGCCCTCAAG GACAAGCTGACAAAGAGCCTGACATACATCCTGGGAAACCAGGACACAGTACAGACCCAGATCTGTGAGCTGGAGGAGACCGTGAGGCACACTGAG GTGAGTGGTCAGCAGGCCAAGGAGGAGGTGTCCCAGCTGGtgcgggggctgggggctgtgctGGAGGAGAAGCGGGCATCACTGCTTCAGGCCATTGAGGAGTGCCAGCAGGAGCGGCTGGCCCGTCTCAGCGCCCAGATCCAGGAACACCGGAGCCTGCTGGATGGCTCAGGTCTGGTGGGCTACGCTCAGGAGGTTCTTAAGGAAACAGACCAGCCTTGCTTTGTGCAAGCAGCCAAACAGCTGCACAACAG GATTGCCCGAGCTACGGAGGCCCTCCAGATGTTCCGGCCAGCTGCCAGCTCCTCCTTCCGCCATTGCCAGCTGGACGTGGGGCGTGAGATGAAGCTGCTGACAGAGCTTAACTTCCTGCGAG TGCCTGAGGCTCCGGTCATTGACACGCAGCGCACCTTTGCCTACGACCAGATCTTCCTGTGCTGGCGGCTGCCCCCCCACTCACCACCTGCCTGGCACTATACCATTGAGTTCCGGCGCACGGATGTGCCGGCCCAGCCGGGCCCCACCCGCTGGCAGCGGCGGGAAGAGGTGAGGGGCACCAGCGCCCTGCTTGAGAACCCTGACACAGGCTCTGTGTACGTGCTGCGTGTCCGTGGCTGCAACAAGGCCGGCTACGGCGAGTACAGTGAAGATGTGCACCTGCACACGCCCCCAGCGCCTG TCCTGCACTTCTTCCTCGACGGCCGCTGGGGCACAAGCCGAGAGCGGCTGGCCATCAGCAAGGACCAGCGAGCAGTGCGGAGTGTTCCAGGGCTGCCCCTGCTGCTGGCTGCTGAGCGGCTACTGACGGGCTGCCACCTGAGCGTGGATGTGGTCCTGGGCGATGTGGCTGTGACCCAGGGCCGCAGCTACTGGGCCTGCGCCGTAGACCCAGCCTCCTACTTGGTGAAGGTGGGCGTCGGGCTGGAGAGCAAGCTTCAGGAAAGCTTCCAGGGTGCCCCTGATGTGATCAGCCCCAG cttcctttctctgctctccccctctccccagtaCCTTAGTCACTAA
- the MUC1 gene encoding mucin-1, with translation MTPDIQAPFFFLLLLFQVLTVSGTSSSSTQALSDQSTSPRATSGTSSPTTSPASGSAAPSVHGGISPRATSGASSPSASPASGSAAPSIHGGTSPRATSGASSPSASPASGSAAPSAHGGTSPRATSGASSPSTSPASGSAAPSVHGGTSPRATSGASSPSTSPASGSAAPSVHGGTSPRATSGASSPTTSPASGSAAPSAHGGTSPRATSGASSPSTSPASGSAAPSVHGGTSPRATSGASSPTTSPASGSAAPSAHGGTSPRATSGASSPTTSPASGSAAPPVHGGTSPRATSGASSPSTSPASGSAAPPVHGGTSPRATSGASSPSTSPASGSAAPPVHGGTSPRATSGASSPSTSPASGSAAPPVHGGTSPRATSGASSLTTSPASGSAAPPAHGGTSPRATSGASSPSTSPASGSAAPSVHGGTSPRATSGASSPSTSHITRTIASSTNQSIVPPTSSSHETSQQLPIRVSLFFLSFHITNLQFNSSLENPSTSYYQKLQRSISVLFVQTYKQEDFLGLLGIKFRPGSVVVELTLAFREGTTAHNLERQLYQLEAAAVKYNLTISGVSVRDASFPSSAQSGSGVPGWGIALLVLVCVLVALAIIYLIALVVCQCRQKNYGQLDLFPTQDAYHPMSEYPTYHTHGRYVPPGSTKRSPFEEVSAGNGGSTLSYANLAAASANL, from the exons ATGACACCGGACATCCAGgcccctttcttcttcctgctgctgCTATTCCAAGTGCTTACAG TCTCTGGTACAAGCAGCAGCAGTACACAGGCTTTAAGTGACCAAAGCACCTCACCCCGGGCCACCAGTGGCACCTCATCTCCGACCACCAGCCCTGCCTCAGGCTCGGCTGCCCCTTCGGTCCACGGTGGCATCTCACCCCGGGCCACCAGTGGCGCCTCATCTCCGAGCGCCAGCCCTGCCTCAGGCTCGGCTGCCCCTTCGATCCACGGTGGCACCTCACCCCGGGCCACCAGTGGCGCCTCATCTCCGAGCGCCAGCCCTGCCTCAGGCTCGGCTGCCCCTTCGGCCCACGGTGGCACCTCACCCCGGGCCACCAGTGGCGCCTCATCTCCGAGCACCAGCCCTGCCTCAGGCTCGGCTGCCCCTTCGGTCCACGGTGGCACCTCACCCCGGGCCACCAGTGGCGCCTCATCTCCGAGCACCAGCCCTGCCTCAGGCTCGGCTGCCCCTTCCGTCCACGGTGGCACCTCACCCCGGGCCACCAGTGGCGCCTCATCTCCGACCACCAGCCCTGCCTCAGGCTCGGCTGCCCCTTCGGCCCACGGTGGCACCTCACCCCGGGCCACCAGTGGCGCCTCATCTCCGAGCACCAGCCCTGCCTCAGGCTCGGCTGCCCCTTCCGTCCACGGTGGCACCTCACCCCGGGCCACCAGTGGCGCCTCATCTCCGACCACCAGCCCTGCCTCAGGCTCGGCTGCCCCTTCGGCCCACGGTGGCACCTCACCCCGGGCCACCAGTGGCGCCTCATCTCCGACCACCAGCCCTGCCTCAGGCTCGGCTGCCCCTCCGGTCCACGGTGGCACCTCACCCCGGGCCACCAGTGGCGCCTCATCTCCGAGCACCAGCCCTGCCTCAGGCTCGGCTGCCCCTCCGGTCCACGGTGGCACCTCACCCCGGGCCACCAGTGGCGCCTCGTCTCCGAGCACCAGCCCTGCCTCAGGCTCGGCTGCCCCTCCGGTCCACGGTGGCACCTCACCCCGGGCCACCAGTGGCGCCTCGTCTCCGAGCACCAGCCCTGCCTCAGGCTCGGCTGCCCCTCCGGTCCACGGTGGCACCTCACCCCGGGCCACCAGTGGCGCCTCGTCTCTGACCACCAGCCCTGCCTCAGGCTCGGCTGCCCCTCCGGCCCACGGTGGCACCTCACCCCGGGCCACCAGTGGCGCCTCGTCTCCGAGCACCAGCCCTGCCTCAGGCTCGGCTGCCCCTTCTGTCCACGGTGGCACCTCACCCCGGGCCACCAGTGGAGCCTCATCTCCGAGCACCAGCCACATTACCAGGACAATTGCCAGCAGCACTAACCAGAGCATAGTACCTCCGACCTCCTCCAGTCATGAGACTTCTCAGCAGTTGCCTATTAGGGTCTCCCTGTTCTTCCTGTCTTTTCACATTACGAACCTCCAGTTTAACTCTTCCCTGGAAAATCCCAGCACCAGCTACTACCAGAAGCTGCAGAGAAGCATTTCTGTATTG TTTGTGCAGACTTATAAACAAGAGGATTTTCTGGGCCTCTTAGGTATCAAGTTCAG GCCAGGATCTGTGGTGGTAGAATTAACTTTGGCCTTCCGAGAGGGTACCACTGCCCACAACTTGGAGAGACAGCTTTATCAGCTTGAAGCAGCAGCAGTCAAATATAACCTGACCATCAGTGGAGTTAGTG TGCGTGATGCATCATTTCCTTCCTCTGCCCAGTCTGGATCTGGGGTGCCTGGCTGGGGCATTGCCCTGCTGGTACTGGTCTGTGTTCTGGTTGCCCTGGCCATCATTTATCTCATTGCCCTG GTTGTGTGTCAGTGCAGACAAAAGAACTATGGGCAGCTGGACCTCTTTCCAACCCAAGATGCCTACCATCCTATGAGCGAGTACCCCACCTACCACACCCATGGGCGCTATGTGCCCCCTGGCAGTACCAAACGGAGCCCCTTTGAGGAG GTTTCTGCAGGCAATGGTGGCAGCACTCTCTCTTACGCGAACCTGGCAGCCGCTTCCGCCAACCTGTAG